Proteins co-encoded in one Accipiter gentilis chromosome 5, bAccGen1.1, whole genome shotgun sequence genomic window:
- the THRA gene encoding thyroid hormone receptor alpha: MEQKPSTLDPLSEPEDTRWLDGKRKRKSSQCLVKSSMSGYIPSYLDKDEQCVVCGDKATGYHYRCITCEGCKGFFRRTIQKNLHPTYSCKYDGCCVIDKITRNQCQLCRFKKCISVGMAMDLVLDDSKRVAKRKLIEENRERRRKEEMIKSLQHRPNPSAEEWELIHVVTEAHRSTNAQGSHWKQKRKFLPEDIGQSPMASMPDGDKVDLEAFSEFTKIITPAITRVVDFAKKLPMFSELPCEDQIILLKGCCMEIMSLRAAVRYDPESETLTLSGEMAVKREQLKNGGLGVVSDAIFDLGKSLSAFNLDDTEVALLQAVLLMSSDRTGLICVEKIEKCQETYLLAFEHYINYRKHNIPHFWPKLLMKVTDLRMIGACHASRFLHMKVECPTELFPPLFLEVFEDQEV; the protein is encoded by the exons ATGGAACAGAAGCCCAGCACCCTGGACCCGCTGTCGGAGCCAGAGGACACCCG GTGGCTGGATGGCAAGCGCAAAAGAAAGAGCAGCCAATGTTTGGTGAAGAGCAGCATGTCAG GGTACATCCCTAGTTACCTGGACAAAGATGAACAGTGCGTGGTGTGCGGGGATAAAGCCACCGGCTACCACTACCGCTGCATCACCTGCGAGGGCTGCAAG GGCTTTTTCCGTCGGACCATCCAGAAGAACCTGCACCCCACCTACTCCTGCAAGTACGATGGCTGCTGCGTCATCGACAAGATCACCCGCAACCAGTGCCAGCTCTGCCGCTTCAAGAAGTGCATCTCCGTGGGCATGGCCATGGACC TGGTGCTGGATGACTCGAAGCGGGTAGCGAAGCGGAAGCTGATCGAGGAGAACCGGGAGCGGCGGCGGAAGGAGGAGATGATCAAGTCGCTGCAGCATCGCCCCAACCCCAGTGCGGAGGAGTGGGAGCTGATCCACGTGGTGACGGAGGCCCACCGCAGCACCAACGCCCAGGGCAGCCACTGGAAGCAGAAGCGGAAATTCCTG CCCGAGGACATCGGCCAGTCACCCATGGCCTCCATGCCCGATGGGGACAAAGTCGACCTGGAGGCATTCAGCGAGTTTACAAAAATCATCACCCCGGCCATCACCCGCGTGGTCGACTTTGCCAAAAAACTACCCATGTTTTCGGAG ctgccttgCGAAGACCAGATCATCCTGCTGAAGGGCTGCTGCATGGAGATCATGTCGCTGCGGGCGGCCGTGCGCTACGACCCCGAGAGCGAGACGCTGACGCTCAGCGGGGAGATGGCCGTCAAGCGGGAGCAGCTCAAGAACGGCGGCCTCGGCGTCGTCTCCGATGCCATCTTCGACCTGGGCAAGTCCCTCTCTGCCTTCAACCTGGACGACACCGAGGTGGCCCTGCTCCAGGCCGTGCTGCTCATGTCCTCAG ACCGGACGGGGCTGATCTGCGTGGAGAAGATCGAGAAGTGCCAGGAGACGTACCTGCTGGCCTTCGAGCACTACATCAACTACCGCAAACACAACATTCCCCACTTCTGGCCCAAGCTGCTGATGAAGGTGACGGATCTGCGGATGATCGGCGCCTGCCACGCCAGCCGCTTCCTGCACATGAAGGTGGAGTGTCCCACCGAGCTCTTCCCCCCCCTCTTCCTCGAGGTCTTCGAGGACCAGGAGGTGTAG
- the NR1D1 gene encoding LOW QUALITY PROTEIN: nuclear receptor subfamily 1 group D member 1 (The sequence of the model RefSeq protein was modified relative to this genomic sequence to represent the inferred CDS: deleted 3 bases in 3 codons; substituted 2 bases at 2 genomic stop codons), with amino-acid sequence MAAPETGSTGGVISYVGSSGTSPNRTSPVSLCSDSSNGSSQSGSQPFPTYFPPSPTGSLQDSRAYGGGSLAPREDGSPSSSSSSSSSSSSYGSSVNFPGVQQVPMDERRRSSPSKAGSTVTKLNGMVLLCKVCGDVASGFHYGVHACEGCKGFFRRSIQQNIQYKKCLKNENCSIVRINRNRCQQCRFKKCLLVGMSRDAVRFGRIPKREKQRMLAEMQSAMSGMGSAPPGMMPGPGEGPAPGGGRAPPPCPPPLPPPTCFSQFPQQLTPPRSPSPGGATEDVIAQVAKAHKEIFVYAHDKLGPPPGLRERPPALGAPPAWAPGPPEPRLCPPAYPESPARGCPWPRGTKDVLPVSARGLPLPLPGIFSRXSHXSPCPCRGGGAGGAPRRRAEPCRRPQACPMNSHLPGRSGRSVQEIWEDFSLSFTPAVREVVEFAKHIPGFQALSQHDQVTLLKAGTFEVLMVRFASLFDVKEQTVTFMSRTKYSLEELWGMGMGDLLSSMFEFSEKLSALDLTDEELGLFTAVVLVSADRSGMEDTASVEQLQETLIRALRALVLKTHPAETSRFTKLLLKLPDLRTLNNLHSEKLLSFRIDAQ; translated from the exons ATGGCCGCCCCCGAGACCGGCAGCACAG GCGGCGTGATCAGCTACGTGGGCTCCAGCGGCACCTCGCCCAACCGCACCAGCCCCGTCTCGCTCTGCAGCGACAGCTCCAACGGCAGCTCCCAGTCGggctcccagcccttccccaccTACTTTCCCCCGTCACCCACCGGCTCCCTCCAGGACTCCCGCGCCtacggtgggggctcgctggccCCCCGTGAGGATGGCtccccttcatcctcctcctcctcctcctcctcctcctcatcgtACGGCTCCTCGGTGAACTTCCCCGGCGTGCAGCAGGTCCCCATGGATGAGCGACGCCGCAGCTCGCCCAGCAAAGCCGGCAGCACCGTTACCA AGCTGAACGGGATGGTGCTGCTCTGCAAGGTCTGCGGGGATGTTGCCTCCGGCTTCCACTACGGTGTCCACGCCTGCGAGGGCTGCAAG ggcTTCTTCCGCCGCAGCATCCAGCAGAACATCCAGTACAAGAAGTGCCTCAAGAACGAGAACTGCTCCATCGTCCGCATCAACCGCAACCGCTGCCAGCAGTGCCGCTTCAAGAAGTGCCTGCTGGTCGGCATGTCCCGTGATG CGGTGCGCTTCGGGCGCATCCCCAAGCGGGAGAAGCAGCGGATGCTGGCGGAGATGCAGAGCGCCATGAGCGGCATGGGCAGCGCCCCACCGGGGATGATGCCCGGTCCCGGCGAGGGTCCAGCGCCGGGTGGGGGCCGTGCGCCGCCCCCCTGTCCCCCGCCGCTC CCCCCCCCCACCTGcttctcccagttcccccagcagCTGACG CCCCCCCGCTCGCCCAGCCCCGGGGGGGCCACCGAGGACGTCATCGCGCAGGTGGCCAAGGCCCACAAGGAGATCTTCGTCTACGCGCACGACaagctgggacccccccccggcctgCGAGAACGGCCTCCTGCGCTGGGA GCGCCCCCCGCCTGGGCTCCCGGCCCCCCCGAGCCCCGGCTCTGCCCCCCCGCTTACCCCGAGTCCCCGGCGCGGGGCTGCCCCTGGCCCCGTGGCACCAAGGACGTCCTGCCGGTGAGCGCCCGGGGGCTCCCGCTCCCTCTCCCGGGTATTTTTAGCCGCTAATCGCACTAATCGCCTTGTCCGTGCcgtggcggcggggccgggggagccccgCGGCGCCGGGCTGAGCCGTGCCGTCGCCCGCAGGCCTGCCCCATGAACAGCCACCTGCCCGGCCGCAGCGGGCGCTCGGTGCAGGAGATCTGGGAGGATTTCTCCCTCAGCTTCACCCCTGCCGTCCGCGAGGTGGTCGAGTTCGCCAAGCACATTCCCGGCTTCCAGGCCCTCTCCCAGCATGACCAGGTCACCCTGCTCAAAGCCGGCACCTTCGAG GTGCTGATGGTTCGCTTCGCCTCGCTGTTCGACGTGAAGGAGCAGACGGTGACGTTCATGAGCCGGACGAAGTACAGCCTGGAGGAGCTGTGGGGCATGGGCATGGGCGACCTGCTCAGCTCCATGTTCGAGTTCAGCGAGAAGCTCAGCGCCCTCGACCTCACCGACGAGGAGCTGGGGCTCTTCACCGCCGTCGTCCTGGTCTCGGCAG ACCGCTCCGGCATGGAGGACACGGCGTCCGTGGAGCAGTTGCAGGAGACGCTGATCCGCGCCCTGCGCGCCCTCGTGCTGAAGACGCACCCGGCGGAGACGTCGCGGTTCAccaagctgctgctgaagctgccGGACCTGCGCACCCTCAACAACCTCCACTCCGAAAAGCTGCTCTCCTTCCGCATCGATGCCCAGTAG